The Helicobacter ganmani nucleotide sequence TTCTAAGCTGCAACAATTCAGTGCATATTGGGATTCCATTTGTGGAATCGCGGTAAAACATTTGCACTAGAAAATTTACCTGCAAACTAGTGTGAATAGTAGGCATAAATAAGATTGGATTTTTGTTCTTGAGAAAAAATTTAAAAATTTTCGTGGCAATCCATATTAAGATTTAAATTTTGCAAGATTATGGATTGCTTCGCTACGTTCGTAATGCGAAAGGATAAGACGCAAGGACGAATCCCAAATCACACTTGCAATTTTCTATTGTGCTATTTGTAAGATTCTGCTTTGAAATTTACAAGTATAAAAAGAATCCCCTCTGCACTTTTTGTGTATTCAACAATCCTCTAAACTATACCAAAGTGGCTAATTTTTCTTCACAAAGCCCATCTAAATATTTCACAACATCATCACTTGCCAATTCTGCAGCTTGGAAATATTTATAAATCTCCTCTAAGCAATCGTGTGCATTGCCGTGCTGTAACATTAGTGCGTGTCCTGCAATGATATTATCATGGACTCCTTGATGTGGTGGTTCAATTTTCGGATAACTTGCATATTGTGAGAAGAGTTGTTTGCCTGTTCCTGTATCATACCATTTACCCAAACGGCAGTCGTGATGTCCTGCAAACTTCGCTTCCATATCCTCGTTGAAAATTGCTCTATACCCATTGATTTTGAAAAACAAGTGGTCTAACTTAATTAAACCAACAAAAGTAATTGTGAGAATTTTGTCTGTATCTACATAGATTTGTTCTGCAGACTGGTTGATGTGTTCCAATACTTCGTTTTGCGCGCCTAGTTGCTCCATTTCTTTAATAATTTCATCAGAGTTCGTTTGCACTTCAGAGAAATTTTGTTGAACAACTTGGATATTCATTTCAATTTCTTTGGTTGCTTTTTGCGTGCGTTCCGCGAGCTTGCGCACCTCATCAGCTACGACAGCAAATCCTCTTCCGTGTTCTCCTGCACGCGCTGCTTCAATAGCGGCATTGAGGGCAAGCAAATTGGTTTGATCTGAAATATCTGTAATTAATGCAATGACACTTGAAATCGCAGTAAAGTCGTTTTGCACTTGGGTAACCATTGTATTAAATTCAGAAAGTTTTGCAGTCATATTAGACAAGCCTTCTGCCAAAATATTTTGAATCTCAACAGAATTTTTCTTATTGTCTGCTGCAATAGATTTTGCAGAACGCAATAAATCCACTGTTTTAGCAAAGTCATCTTGTAAAATTTTTAGATTTTTACCACAACCATTTGCAAGTGCCAAAGTCATATTTTTAAAAGTCCCGCTTTTGTCATCTGTTTGTGCTTCTTCTGAAGATTCTTGAAGTTTTGCGTGTAATTCCTCGTTGTGTTCTTTTGCTTCTTGGAGTTTCGCTTTTAAAAGCTTATTCTCCTCCAAAACACGATGCAATTGTTCTTTGTATTGACTGCCAAACATATTCTCTCCTACCTTTTAAGTTGATTTTTCATTTTACGAAAATCTTTAGAAAAACCTTAAAGCTTTAATTAAAATTTTATAACTAATTAAATTAAAAAATTATAAAAAATATTAATCTCTATTTAAACTTTGATTTTATACAAGTAGATTCCTTTTCTTGAAAATCCAATGGCTTGCTCAAATATCGCCTATACCCATAAAAAGCCCCAAACATCATTCCAAAACCCACCAAATATCCCACAATAAGAGATTCAAAAAATCCTGCAACACCAAAGCTAATCAATGCAGCAAATGCAGCCGTCGTTGCATAGGGCAATTGTGTGATAAAATGGCTCTGCACAGAGCAACCTGCTCCTGTAGCAGAAAGAATCGTTGTATCAGAAATTGGCGAAGTATGGTCTCCATACACTGCTCCAGCCAATACAGCAGAAATGCTCAACATCATATCTATGCTATTAATCGTGGCTATGCTCGCACCAATGGGCAACATAATCGCAAATGTTCCCCAGCTAGTTCCGGTGCAAAATGCAAT carries:
- a CDS encoding CZB domain-containing protein; its protein translation is MEQLGAQNEVLEHINQSAEQIYVDTDKILTITFVGLIKLDHLFFKINGYRAIFNEDMEAKFAGHHDCRLGKWYDTGTGKQLFSQYASYPKIEPPHQGVHDNIIAGHALMLQHGNAHDCLEEIYKYFQAAELASDDVVKYLDGLCEEKLATLV